A window of the Theileria parva strain Muguga chromosome 2, complete sequence, whole genome shotgun sequence genome harbors these coding sequences:
- the Ppm1g gene encoding Protein phosphatase 2C family protein, with protein MRLCYNLVRGLLLQKMGAHLSSPKTEKVSTSGGDFRLDSTVFGATSMQGWRISMEDAHLTIPSYNNTGDRVMTPGTGDESISVGSIYGVFDGHGGNCVSRWVSENFSNVFSKEFRDVRRRYLEGSLVPKHESDSVESKLVAEALQNSFLRLDQHLATPEVDSQLHLISNRKNDEIDSTNLFKVLLPEKLNNRQHAIDIIQQLTSFDNSFTPATDTTQVEEELNKYDSIPYYKDDQVDEATINSELGIDTDEPMESDGSVGGTTTQLTTTHTDTSHTSQTSNTSNTTTQTESDTAAFGTYGTAVTTVVNTLLTQKEREDLYAMGCGATSVVVVVLEDPVPCVVVANAGDSRCVLSRNKLAVPLSVDHKPTDELELSRIRRAGGNVINGRVDGNLNLSRSLGDLSFKMDQNLDQREQKIISFPDIQIVKLTRDDEFLVLACDGIWDCKSNQQVVDFIHTKLTQYADKLQDKHSHGVGVGDKHGHGVGVGDKHGHGVGMGMGMGMDRRKEVLERICEELCDLCLSSNPSESEGIGCDNMTVIIVLFNQQLYNKIH; from the exons ATGCGATTGTGTTATAATTTAGTGCGTGGCTTGTTATTGCAGAAGATGGGAGCGCACTTGAGTAGTCCGAAGACTGAGAAGGTGTCGACGAGCGGCGGTGACTTCAGACTCGACTCCACAGTCTTCGGCGCAACGTCCATGCAAGGCTGGAGAATCTCCATGGAAGACGCACATCTCACCATACCCTCGTACAACAATACCG GAGATCGTGTGATGACCCCTGGAACGGGTGACGAGAGCATTTCTGTGGGGAGTATTTACGGTGTGTTTGACGGTCACGGTGGTAACTGTGTGAGTCGTTGGGTGTCTGAGAATTTTTCAAATGTGTTTTCTAAGGAGTTTCGGGACGTGAGGCGACGGTACTTAGAGGGCAGTTTAGTGCCTAAGCATGAGTCAGACTCCGTAGAGTCAAAATTAGTAGCCGAAGCGCTGCAAAATAGTTTCCTCAGACTTGACCAACACCTAGCCACACCCGAAGTCGACTCACAACTTCACCTCATCTCCAACCGCAAAAACGATGAAATCGACTCCACTAACCTTTTTAAAGTTCTCTTACCcgaaaaattaaataacaGACAACACGCCATTGATATCATACAACAACTCACTTCATTCGATAACTCCTTCACGCCAGCCACTGATACAACAC AGGTGGAGGAGGAATTGAACAAGTATGACAGTATTCCGTACTATAAAGACGACCAGGTGGATGAAGCAACAATTAACAGCGAGCTCGGAATTGACACCGACGAACCCATGGAATCCGACGGATCCGTCGGTGGCACTACTACACAACTTACAACCACACACACTGACACTTCTCACACTTCTCAAACTTCTAACACTTCTAACACTACTACTCAAACTGAAAGTGACACGGCCGCATTTGGTACGTATGGTACGGCGGTGACAACGGTGGTTAACACGTTGTTAACGCAGAAGGAGCGGGAGGATTTATATGCAATGGGTTGTGGCGCTACGAGTGTAGTGGTTGTGGTGTTGGAGGACCCGGTGCCGTGTGTCGTAGTGGCAAACGCCGGTGACTCCCGCTGTGTCTTATCAAGGAATAAGCTAGCGGTTCCGTTATCGGTGGACCATAAGCCGACGGACGAGCTTGAGCTTAGTCGGATCCGCCGTGCCGGAGGCAATGTCATCAACGGCCGCGTTGACGGGAACCTGAACCTCTCCCGCAGCCTAGGCgatttatcatttaaaatgGACCAGAATTTGGACCAAAGGGAGcagaaaattatttcatttcCCGATATACAAATTGTTAAACTCACAAGAGACGACGAGTTTCTCGTACTCGCATGCGACGGCATCTGGGACTGCAAATCAAACCAACAAGTCGTCGACTTCATACACACCAAACTGACACAATACGCCGATAAACTCCAAGATAAACATTCTCACGGTGTAGGTGTGGGTGATAAACATGGTCACGGTGTAGGTGTGGGAGATAAACATGGTCACGGCGTAGGAATGGGAATGGGAATGGGAATGGACAGGAGGAAGGAGGTGTTGGAGAGGATATGTGAGGAGTTGTGTGATTTGTGTTTGAGTAGTAACCCGAGCGAGTCTGAAGGGATCGGATGCGATAACATGACAGTCATCATCGTACTATTCAACCAACaactgtataataaaatacattaa
- a CDS encoding haloacid dehalogenase-like hydrolase family protein has protein sequence MDLNISAAERTKFFNCSKHFWSNVPMEIYFSNEKNKLLTIRDGETTVWTSAHGSYCKFLYAYGNSKEITLLQLITLQNHSHQRLYYCKLNKVSGNSGDKVNNGDTDNGNTDKVWLEVDRDVLFEEMSVLSEGLPSNESEMERWTAESNFHNFVPKEKPKYFAVDLDRTFLIHNSKKMIENVKSFEHLRENNFVPFFCTGRSYQCAFDGFNEIMSQYSTYNGYPGVYNNGAMVFDSHGNIIHSNTFSHEYMEKLVQYIVENNLEEYFLFHDVDDFYCLKDPLFLTSKLFLFYEFLNPKVISPSELVSKSIVMTYFGKYLVEFGPFVNGVDHIGKFTLYELFAEIVPPGTSKCSGVKHIMQHYNLSSKELYFVGDGENDVEIMQMLENSFAVLNAPDRVKKFAKFTLPKTHDNNAVKLLFNTIYH, from the exons ATGGACTTGAACATATCTGCCGCGGAGAGAACAAAATTCTTCAACTGTTCAAAACACTTTTGGTCTAATGTGCCAATGGAGATTTACTTCTCCAACGagaaaaataaactttTAACCATCCGCGACGGTGAGACTACCGTCTGGACCAGCGCTCACGGCAGCTACTGTAAATTCCTCTACGCCTACGGTAACTCCAAGGAAATTACCCTTCTACAACTCATCACACTACAAAATCACTCCCATCAACGGCTCTACTACTGTAAACTCAACAAAGTTAGTGGCAACAGTGGGGACAAAGTTAACAATGGGGACACTGACAATGGGAACACTGATAAGGTGTGGTTGGAGGTGGACAGGGATGTGTTGTTTGAGGAGATGAGTGTGTTGAGTGAGGGATTGCCGAGTAACGAGAGTGAGATGGAGCGTTGGACTGCAGAGTCGAACTTTCACAATTTTGTACCAAAGGAGAAGCCGAAATACTTTGCCGTAGACCTGGATCGCACTTTCCTCATACACAACTCAAAGAAAATGATTGAAAACGTTAAATCATTCGAACATCTAAGAGAAAATAACTTTGTACCATTTTTTTGTACAG gcCGTTCGTATCAATGTGCGTTTGATGGTTTTAATGAGATAATGTCACAGTATTCCACGTACAACGGATACCCCGGCGTATACAACAACGGCGCCATGGTATTTGACTCCCACGGCAACATTATCCACTCCAACACCTTCTCTCACGAGTACATGGAAAAATTAGTTCAATACATTGTGGAGAACAATTTGGAGGAGTATTTCCTGTTCCATGACGTGGACGACTTTTACTGCCTCAAAGACCCGCTCTTTTTAACCAGTAAACTGTTCCTCTTTTACGAATTTCTCAATCCCAAGGTTATCTCACCTTCTGAACTCGTGAGTAAATCAATTGTTATGACGTATTTTGGCAAGTATTTGGTGGAGTTTGGTCCGTTTGTGAATGGTGTGGACCACATTGGGAAGTTTACGCTTTATGAATTATTTGCCGAAATCGTACCGCCAGGCACTTCCAAGTGCTCCGGCGTCAAACACATAATGCAGCACTATAATCTTAGTAGTAAAGAATTATACTTTGTGGGCGATGGCGAGAATGACGTGGAGATAATGCAAATGCTGGAGAACTCATTCGCAGTGTTAAATGCGCCAGATAGAGTCAAGAAATTCGCCAAGTTTACATTACCCAAGACACACGACAATAACGCAGTCAAACTACTCTTCAACACCATTTaccattaa